One window from the genome of Bacteroidia bacterium encodes:
- a CDS encoding site-specific DNA-methyltransferase, producing the protein MLKPYFKSDDKDFYLLHGDTMNLLPEFEHKFDMVFADPPYFLSNNGLSIQNGQIVSVNKGKWDKSKGFEFINDFNRKWLSLVRDKMNDDATIWISGTMHNIFSVGQILTELGFKILNIVTWEKTNPPPNFSCRYFTYSTEQIIWARKSEKVPHYFNYELMKQLNADKQMKDVWKLPAIAPWEKSCGKHPTQKPLSVLTRLILASTKPNAWILDPFAGSSTTGIAANLANRRFLGIDQEEEFLTISKNRKIEIENPKIATTYRQKIGGFNDKKELDLFLIQEPQTEYKTEINFDRKRGDRLTSHWKNGGLSAKFNGSNSTEV; encoded by the coding sequence ATGCTTAAACCTTATTTCAAATCTGACGACAAAGATTTCTATCTTCTTCACGGAGATACAATGAACTTATTGCCCGAATTTGAACATAAGTTTGATATGGTTTTTGCAGATCCACCCTATTTTCTTTCTAACAACGGTTTGTCGATTCAAAACGGACAAATTGTAAGTGTAAACAAAGGGAAATGGGACAAATCCAAAGGGTTTGAATTTATCAACGATTTCAACAGAAAATGGCTTTCGTTAGTTCGTGATAAGATGAATGATGACGCTACGATTTGGATAAGTGGAACAATGCACAATATTTTCTCCGTTGGACAAATCTTGACAGAGTTGGGTTTCAAAATCTTGAACATCGTAACTTGGGAAAAGACAAATCCACCACCAAATTTTTCTTGTCGTTACTTTACTTACTCGACAGAACAAATAATTTGGGCAAGGAAAAGCGAAAAAGTTCCGCATTATTTCAACTATGAATTAATGAAGCAATTGAATGCCGACAAACAAATGAAAGATGTTTGGAAATTGCCTGCAATCGCACCTTGGGAAAAATCTTGCGGTAAACACCCAACTCAAAAACCACTTTCGGTTCTGACACGTTTAATTTTAGCTTCAACAAAACCAAACGCTTGGATTTTAGACCCATTTGCGGGTAGTTCGACAACGGGGATTGCGGCTAATTTAGCGAACAGACGATTTTTAGGAATTGACCAAGAAGAAGAATTTTTGACAATCAGCAAAAACCGTAAAATTGAAATTGAAAATCCAAAAATTGCAACAACGTACAGACAAAAAATAGGTGGTTTCAACGACAAAAAAGAACTTGATTTATTTCTTATCCAAGAACCACAAACTGAATATAAAACAGAAATAAACTTTGACCGAAAACGGGGCGATCGGCTAACATCGCATTGGAAAAATGGCGGGTTAAGTGCTAAATTCAACGGTAGTAATTCTACTGAAGTTTAG
- a CDS encoding AraC family transcriptional regulator, producing the protein MNQLFKIFRVDAAEANKISASPDDPHQHDFEELIIGMEGQLEHFIDFKTTLLDAPLVSFVTKGKVHRVIPKVKKGKCDMWVLRFKSEFIPEITFQLYARYHNHAMLKLPNDYCFKRLTVICEIMNNEAQQQNPDLSVIKHLLSALFIMIEAERNKIAPQDEETNASQNTTLQSFLQILEDNYKRPLGVDFYAEKLFMSARNLNLICKNILNQTVTEIIETRKLIEAKNQLTHSDKNISEIGFELGFNEKAYFTNVFKKRTGQTPTEFREEMKKLLS; encoded by the coding sequence ATGAATCAACTTTTTAAAATATTCAGAGTGGACGCTGCTGAAGCAAACAAAATCAGTGCTTCGCCTGATGATCCGCATCAACACGATTTTGAAGAGTTGATTATTGGCATGGAAGGACAATTAGAACATTTTATTGATTTCAAAACGACTCTTCTGGATGCCCCATTAGTCAGCTTTGTTACCAAAGGCAAGGTTCACCGTGTAATTCCGAAAGTAAAAAAGGGTAAATGTGATATGTGGGTGCTGAGGTTTAAAAGTGAGTTTATACCGGAAATCACTTTTCAGCTTTATGCTCGCTATCACAATCATGCCATGCTCAAATTGCCCAATGATTATTGTTTCAAACGACTGACCGTCATTTGCGAAATCATGAATAATGAGGCTCAGCAACAAAACCCTGACCTGAGCGTGATAAAGCATTTGCTTAGTGCTTTGTTTATCATGATTGAAGCTGAAAGAAACAAAATCGCTCCACAAGACGAGGAAACAAATGCATCGCAAAACACCACCTTACAAAGCTTTCTACAAATTTTGGAAGACAATTACAAAAGACCATTGGGTGTTGATTTTTATGCCGAAAAACTATTTATGTCTGCAAGAAATCTCAATTTGATTTGCAAGAACATTCTTAATCAAACGGTAACCGAGATTATTGAAACCCGCAAACTGATTGAAGCAAAAAATCAATTGACCCACAGTGATAAAAACATTTCAGAAATTGGTTTTGAACTGGGTTTCAACGAAAAAGCCTACTTCACCAACGTGTTTAAAAAGCGAACCGGACAAACCCCTACCGAGTTTCGCGAGGAGATGAAAAAGCTCCTTTCCTGA
- a CDS encoding YceI family protein, translating to METETTKTWVLDPTHSELTFKVKHMMITNVKGEFKNFSIDVEGDDFFKSQLVVSVDAESISTNNEDRDNHLRSADFFDVEKHKELTFKSTTFEHKEDDEYLLKGMLTIKGVSKEVKLEVEFGGINKDPWGNDKAGFSFTGKINRKDWGLNWNTALETGGVLVSEEVKISGEIQFTKQS from the coding sequence ATGGAAACAGAAACAACAAAAACTTGGGTATTAGACCCCACTCACAGTGAACTTACTTTCAAAGTAAAACACATGATGATTACCAATGTAAAAGGAGAGTTTAAAAACTTTTCAATCGATGTAGAAGGAGATGATTTTTTTAAGTCACAGCTAGTGGTAAGTGTAGATGCAGAATCTATTAGCACCAATAATGAAGACAGAGACAATCATCTTAGATCAGCTGATTTTTTTGATGTAGAAAAGCACAAAGAGCTCACTTTTAAGAGCACAACTTTTGAGCATAAAGAGGATGACGAATACCTTTTAAAAGGAATGTTGACCATTAAAGGAGTAAGTAAAGAAGTGAAGTTGGAAGTAGAATTTGGCGGAATCAACAAAGATCCATGGGGGAATGATAAAGCCGGCTTTTCATTTACCGGTAAAATAAACAGAAAAGACTGGGGATTGAACTGGAATACAGCTTTGGAGACCGGAGGTGTTTTAGTGAGCGAGGAAGTTAAAATTTCAGGTGAAATTCAATTTACCAAACAATCTTAA
- a CDS encoding AAA family ATPase, with protein MIRIENIKIKRYRSINDLILNLDETHNIITICGQNNVGKTNVLRAISLFFNKTDFSFKDDIPEYKQMTLGATVYPHISITIKDVKKNNSYSIVKDFNVKNIEDNSIKQYSITGKKDGIDITSKDCEKLLESINVLFLPSINVSFPETINYLIDDKFLDIEFGNTRMRGKKGDVKSSLEKARTTLQEILDDLTTSIDPIFKEFHNNWGIKFIVPKSINRFREILNEEIEFVLTDDTKSEIKSKGAGLQRLGHILLNLRIIEKLTASKKNCILIIDEPDIYLHSSLQKKLNQRLKEISEKTQVFITTHSPLFIDGYKMKNLFLLELGVTPTFSTRKKQEGNILDTKLIDLKKDDAIFLIKETLGIEDKDNLIIGKKNLIVEGEEDKRYITELCNFFGLPMCNIIATGGVTNFIKYLDYYNSITETDGDKPKFILLYDNDEEGRLQYDKLNKKTYDKIETKHFFVIDAQNTVFSSQKNLKPNIEIEDLIYPEIILELSNKIFSKKKGFKRINEKTFLKKVSNQSLRFNGILEILDVLKNEANPNDGLQLSTKDNSFKGGISNLFVIKGNQEMIEKIQILDTKYPEVKTFLTKIMNA; from the coding sequence ATGATTAGAATTGAAAACATAAAAATTAAACGATATAGGTCAATTAACGACCTGATATTAAACCTTGATGAAACACACAATATTATAACTATTTGTGGACAAAATAATGTTGGAAAAACCAATGTCCTAAGAGCTATTAGTTTATTTTTTAATAAAACTGATTTTTCCTTTAAAGACGACATACCTGAATACAAACAAATGACTTTGGGCGCAACAGTTTACCCTCATATCTCAATCACAATTAAAGATGTTAAAAAAAACAACTCTTATTCCATTGTAAAAGACTTCAATGTGAAAAATATTGAAGATAATTCTATTAAACAATATTCAATTACTGGTAAAAAAGATGGAATAGATATTACATCAAAAGATTGTGAAAAATTATTAGAAAGTATTAATGTATTATTTCTACCATCAATAAACGTTTCATTTCCCGAAACTATTAACTACTTAATTGATGACAAATTTCTTGATATTGAATTTGGTAATACTAGAATGAGAGGAAAAAAAGGAGATGTGAAATCTTCATTAGAGAAAGCAAGAACTACTTTACAAGAAATCTTAGACGATCTTACGACCTCAATTGATCCTATTTTTAAAGAATTTCATAATAATTGGGGAATTAAATTTATTGTTCCAAAAAGTATAAACCGTTTCAGAGAAATTCTGAATGAAGAAATTGAATTTGTTCTAACAGATGACACAAAATCTGAAATAAAATCCAAAGGAGCTGGATTGCAAAGACTAGGTCATATCTTGCTTAATCTTAGAATTATTGAAAAGCTTACAGCGTCAAAGAAAAATTGTATTTTAATTATTGATGAACCTGACATTTATCTACATTCAAGTTTACAGAAAAAATTAAATCAACGATTAAAAGAAATTTCTGAAAAAACTCAAGTCTTTATAACTACACACAGCCCATTATTTATTGATGGATATAAAATGAAGAATTTATTCCTTCTTGAATTAGGTGTAACGCCTACTTTTTCCACTAGAAAAAAACAAGAAGGAAACATACTTGATACTAAGCTTATTGATCTAAAAAAAGATGATGCCATTTTCCTTATAAAAGAAACATTGGGAATTGAGGATAAGGATAATTTAATTATTGGCAAGAAAAATTTAATTGTTGAGGGAGAAGAAGATAAACGATATATAACTGAACTATGCAACTTTTTCGGTTTGCCTATGTGTAATATAATTGCAACAGGAGGAGTTACGAACTTTATTAAGTATCTAGACTACTATAACTCTATTACAGAAACCGATGGAGATAAACCTAAATTTATTTTGCTATACGATAATGATGAAGAAGGCAGACTACAATATGATAAATTGAATAAAAAAACATATGACAAAATAGAAACGAAACATTTCTTTGTTATTGATGCTCAAAATACAGTTTTTTCGAGCCAAAAAAATTTAAAGCCAAATATTGAGATTGAAGATTTAATATATCCTGAAATCATTCTTGAATTATCCAACAAAATATTTTCAAAGAAAAAAGGATTTAAAAGAATAAATGAAAAAACTTTTTTGAAGAAAGTATCTAATCAATCATTAAGATTTAATGGCATTTTAGAAATTCTTGATGTTTTAAAAAATGAAGCTAACCCTAATGACGGGCTTCAATTATCTACAAAAGACAATTCTTTCAAAGGGGGTATTTCAAACCTTTTTGTAATCAAAGGAAATCAAGAGATGATTGAAAAAATACAGATACTTGACACGAAATATCCTGAAGTTAAAACATTTTTAACAAAAATAATGAATGCTTAA